One window of Labilithrix sp. genomic DNA carries:
- a CDS encoding polysaccharide deacetylase family protein, with product MPLARALLLAATLGGILFSVWSVLHGAPELWVAIGAGGLYVGLVLAGVFVVRLRMFADAIVQGPKDANGIVLTFDDGPDPKHTPRVLDVLDEHGAKAVFFVIGRKVKQHPEVVREIVRRGHEVGVHGFTHDRLFALRGTKRVKDDLARAVATIEEVTKKRPTLFRPPIGHTSPAIVRAADQLDLTIVGWSVAGYDGIARAKAAKVAARITARLEDGAIVLLHDAAERDDHEPAGVAALRAVLAGAEDKNLRVVPLTDWLED from the coding sequence ATGCCCCTCGCGCGTGCGTTGCTTCTTGCCGCGACGCTGGGGGGGATCCTCTTCTCCGTGTGGTCCGTCCTGCATGGGGCGCCCGAGCTCTGGGTCGCGATCGGGGCGGGGGGGCTCTACGTCGGGCTCGTGCTCGCCGGTGTCTTCGTCGTTCGGCTGCGCATGTTCGCGGACGCGATCGTGCAGGGGCCGAAGGACGCGAACGGGATCGTCCTCACGTTCGACGACGGGCCCGATCCGAAGCACACGCCGCGCGTGCTCGACGTCCTCGACGAGCACGGCGCGAAGGCGGTGTTCTTCGTCATCGGCCGCAAGGTGAAGCAGCATCCGGAGGTCGTGCGCGAGATCGTCCGGCGCGGGCACGAGGTCGGCGTCCACGGCTTCACGCACGATCGCCTCTTCGCCTTGCGCGGGACGAAGCGCGTGAAGGACGACCTCGCGCGCGCGGTCGCCACGATCGAGGAGGTGACGAAGAAGCGCCCGACGCTCTTCCGCCCGCCGATCGGGCACACGAGCCCGGCCATCGTGCGCGCCGCCGACCAGCTCGACCTCACGATCGTGGGCTGGTCGGTCGCGGGCTACGACGGCATCGCGCGCGCGAAGGCGGCGAAGGTCGCGGCGCGCATCACGGCGCGGCTCGAGGACGGGGCGATCGTGCTGTTGCACGACGCCGCCGAGCGGGACGATCACGAGCCCGCCGGCGTCGCTGCGCTGCGCGCGGTGCTGGCCGGCGCGGAGGACAAGAACCTCCGCGTCGTGCCGCTCACCGACTGGCTCGAGGACTGA
- a CDS encoding ATP-dependent RecD-like DNA helicase, whose protein sequence is MPHRVRRRLLEAGEHLRRRRRRPLGGRRQRARARQQHAHRDERRLRVGDEGQVRPQHQDEVALTASAKEVAIEGDVAVVTFENNETGFRVVKVDVSGRRDRLTIVGLFPRVGAGARIRARGVMEVDRQHGEQLRATSVTELAPTTLAGIERYLGSGMIRGIGQVTAQRIVQHFKLDTLRVLDEEPHRLREVSGLGRTRAEQLAQAWTEQRAIRDVMVFLQAHGASVHLAARIFKRYGAKAVAIVSSDPYRLAIDVWGIGFRTADKIASELGIAKDSPQRMQAALLQSLRDATENGHSFIVAEELVLRAARLVSDDGEPSMDTIAHVESALEAVRASGHVVAEEEGGLARVAARGTASIYETRMHDTEVRLAGRLAALARAEARALRGFDDAVERFEKETGTVLAEEQRLAVTQAARCPLLVITGGPGVGKTTIVKAILGVFERAGVVARLAAPTGRAAKRMSEATGKEAMTLHRLLEFDPKTSSFKRDAKRPVDGGALVVDESSMVDVWMADALTQAVPDGARLILVGDVDQLPSVGPGSVLRDAITSGVVPCVRLVKIFRQAEESLIVQNAHRINGGEMPIVPEKGEDADFFVMQKREPEEALKAVIDLVTKHIPRRFGLDPVRDVQVLTPMNRGGVGTMALNEALQSVLNPGGAGLQRGRTTFRVGDKVMQLRNDYDKNVYNGDVGIVSTVDTEEDSLTVRFDETREVPYDGRSLDELTLAYACTVHKSQGSEYPAVVIPLLTAHFVMLSKNLVYTGVTRGKRLVVLVADPRAVKIALGEQRREERRTKLALRIRAAAG, encoded by the coding sequence GTGCCACACCGAGTACGTCGACGACTGCTCGAAGCTGGCGAACATCTGCGCCGTCGACGGCGCCGGCCACTGGGCGGGCGTCGACAACGTGCGCGTGCCCGCCAACAGCACGCTCATCGTGATGAACGCCGGCTACGGGTCGGCGACGAAGGGCAAGTTCGTCCTCAACATCAAGACGAAGTCGCACTGACGGCGTCGGCGAAAGAGGTCGCGATCGAGGGCGACGTCGCCGTCGTCACCTTCGAGAACAACGAGACCGGCTTCCGCGTCGTCAAGGTCGACGTCTCCGGACGTCGCGATCGGCTCACGATCGTCGGCCTCTTCCCGCGCGTCGGCGCCGGCGCACGCATCCGCGCGCGCGGGGTGATGGAGGTCGACCGCCAGCACGGCGAGCAGCTGCGCGCGACGAGCGTGACGGAGCTCGCGCCGACCACGCTCGCCGGGATCGAGCGCTACCTCGGCTCCGGGATGATCAGGGGCATCGGCCAGGTCACCGCGCAGCGCATCGTCCAGCACTTCAAGCTCGACACGCTCCGCGTGCTCGACGAGGAGCCGCATCGCTTGCGTGAGGTCTCCGGCCTCGGCCGCACGCGCGCGGAGCAGCTCGCGCAGGCGTGGACCGAGCAGCGCGCGATCCGCGACGTGATGGTGTTCCTCCAGGCCCACGGCGCGAGCGTCCACCTCGCCGCGCGCATCTTCAAGCGCTACGGCGCGAAGGCGGTCGCGATCGTGTCGAGCGATCCGTACCGCCTCGCGATCGACGTGTGGGGGATCGGCTTCCGCACCGCGGACAAGATCGCGAGCGAGCTCGGGATCGCGAAGGACTCGCCGCAGCGCATGCAGGCCGCGCTCCTGCAATCCTTGCGCGACGCGACCGAGAACGGCCACTCTTTCATCGTCGCGGAGGAGCTCGTCCTGCGCGCGGCGCGGCTCGTGAGCGACGACGGCGAGCCGAGCATGGACACGATCGCGCACGTCGAGAGCGCGCTCGAGGCGGTGCGGGCGTCGGGCCACGTCGTCGCGGAGGAGGAGGGCGGGCTCGCGCGCGTGGCGGCGCGCGGGACCGCGTCGATCTACGAGACGCGGATGCACGACACGGAGGTGCGGCTCGCGGGGCGCCTCGCGGCGCTGGCGCGGGCGGAGGCGCGTGCGCTCCGCGGCTTCGACGACGCGGTGGAGCGCTTCGAGAAGGAGACCGGCACCGTGCTCGCCGAGGAGCAGCGGCTCGCGGTGACGCAGGCGGCGCGCTGTCCGCTCCTCGTCATCACCGGCGGTCCCGGCGTCGGCAAGACGACGATCGTGAAGGCGATCCTCGGCGTGTTCGAGCGCGCCGGCGTCGTCGCGCGGCTCGCCGCGCCGACGGGGCGCGCGGCGAAGCGGATGAGCGAGGCGACGGGGAAGGAGGCGATGACGCTCCATCGCCTCCTCGAGTTCGATCCGAAGACGAGCTCGTTCAAGCGCGACGCGAAGCGCCCGGTCGACGGCGGCGCGCTCGTCGTCGACGAGAGCTCGATGGTCGACGTGTGGATGGCGGACGCGCTGACGCAGGCGGTCCCCGACGGCGCGCGGCTCATCCTCGTCGGCGACGTCGACCAGCTGCCGAGCGTCGGACCCGGCTCGGTGCTGCGCGACGCGATCACGTCCGGCGTGGTGCCGTGCGTGCGGCTGGTGAAGATCTTCCGCCAGGCGGAGGAGAGCCTCATCGTCCAGAACGCGCACCGCATCAACGGCGGCGAGATGCCGATCGTCCCCGAGAAGGGCGAGGACGCCGACTTCTTCGTGATGCAGAAGCGCGAGCCGGAGGAGGCGCTCAAGGCCGTCATCGACCTCGTGACGAAGCACATCCCGCGGCGCTTCGGCCTCGACCCCGTGCGCGACGTGCAGGTGCTCACGCCGATGAACCGCGGCGGGGTGGGGACGATGGCGCTGAACGAGGCGCTCCAGAGCGTGCTCAACCCGGGCGGCGCCGGCCTCCAGCGCGGGCGGACGACCTTCCGCGTCGGCGACAAGGTCATGCAGCTCCGGAACGACTACGACAAGAACGTCTACAACGGCGACGTCGGCATCGTCTCGACGGTGGACACGGAGGAGGACTCGCTCACGGTCCGCTTCGACGAGACGCGCGAGGTGCCCTACGACGGGCGCTCCCTCGACGAGCTCACCCTCGCGTATGCGTGCACAGTGCACAAGTCACAGGGCTCCGAGTACCCCGCGGTCGTGATCCCGCTCCTCACTGCGCATTTCGTGATGTTGTCGAAGAACCTGGTTTATACCGGGGTCACCCGCGGCAAGCGGCTCGTCGTCCTCGTCGCGGATCCGCGGGCGGTGAAGATAGCGCTCGGGGAACAGCGCCGCGAGGAGCGCCGGACGAAGCTCGCGCTTCGTATTCGTGCGGCGGCGGGATAG